One Aegilops tauschii subsp. strangulata cultivar AL8/78 chromosome 7, Aet v6.0, whole genome shotgun sequence genomic window carries:
- the LOC109768847 gene encoding uncharacterized protein, translating to MAAGVNADGPEPAHQPPPPAPENGADSEDEDYVGDGDKAPVAFSAVAGDGSHLELFAGSMCAARGEGRAPACCGAPAAVLYGLELGAARRPVTSTILIEEHNEEKWPENLTALA from the exons ATGGCCGCCGGAGTCAACGCCGATGGTCCTGAGCCGGCACACCAGCCTCCGCCCCCAGCCCCTGAAAATGGCGCCGACTCCGAGGACGAGGACTACGTGGGCGACGGCGACAAAGCCCCGGTGGCATTCTCAGCGGTGGCCGGCGACGGGAGCCACCTGGAGCTGTTCGCTGGGAGCATGTGCGCGGCGCGAGGCGAAGGGAGAGCTCCGGCGTGCTGCGGGGCACCGGCCGCGGTGTTATACGGCCTCGAGCTCGGGGCAGCCCGCCGCCCGGTAACCTCCACCATCCT GATTGAAGAGCACAACGAGGAAAAATGGCCGGAAAATTTGACGGCGTTGGCGTAA
- the LOC109768842 gene encoding pentatricopeptide repeat-containing protein At4g13650, producing MPLATYQYQALKEALAASISTAGDVRRPHALVVVSGLAGNGYVVSLLVSRYFRLGAANAARRAFDAVPLRRAASLPVSAPPPKPLLYNAMIRGYLALGLPRLAVDVFREMACPPDRHTYHLAVTACARASEFELGRRIGSEACSRGLSTDLLVGTALVVMHSEAGDMEAALTVFDEMPHRDDVVWNALIAGYARANCMGEALRLFVRMRMVDGVSPTEATLVSLVSGFASYGSWKVCYMIHAVVIRSGFHLNVCVCNALLELYLYSGCLREAVMLFRQMEVKDSITWSTIIGGLVRNGRPNSALNLFHWMLSNSTVSATRSILLNVIAACAELGEWEQGRWIEQSYVLADSSEFNRDPSLVTALIYMYARCGQLDSSIALLHGVAAMRDDIVAWNAMIKGCGVLGHVGKAIGFAVEMQRVGIDPDAVTFLEILPMISSIPSLKKGMEAHGQIVKRGFQNERTIANSLITMYGRCGDLRHSFDTFSGIVDKDVISWTSMIQVYAWNGHAVEVVELFELMKKTEVKPNRYTFLAVLSACKNTGLVEEGMDLLKFMEEQYGLEPDVEHISCVVDMLCRTGRLTDAYAYDLIKSTISERVDNHILWGILLSASRSSGDLVIGEAAARHLLSLDPENRANYKMLADIYVSLGRRDSADNILRLSLSRGLDSKPGCSWTEGG from the coding sequence ATGCCCCTCGCGACTTACCAGTACCAAGCGCTCAAAGAGGCCCTCGCCGCTTCCATCTCCACCGCCGGCGACGTGCGCCGCCCCCACGCCCTCGTCGTAGTGTCGGGTCTCGCCGGCAACGGCTACGTCGTCTCCCTCCTCGTATCCCGCTACTTCCGCCTCGGCGCCGCCAATGCCGCGCGCAGGGCGTTCGACGCTGTTCCCCTTCGCCGGGCAGCATCGCTCCCCGTCTCGGCGCCGCCGCCTAAGCCCCTCCTCTACAACGCCATGATCCGCGGGTACCTCGCTCTCGGCCTCCCCCGCCTGGCGGTCGATGTCTTCCGAGAGATGGCGTGCCCGCCCGACCGCCACACGTACCACCTCGCCGTGACGGCGTGCGCTCGCGCGTCGGAGTTTGAGCTCGGTCGGCGTATCGGGAGCGAAGCATGCTCCAGAGGACTTTCAACCGACCTCCTGGTCGGGACGGCGCTGGTCGTAATGCATTCTGAAGCAGGTGACATGGAGGCTGCTCTCacggtgtttgatgaaatgccgcACCGCGATGACGTGGTGTGGAATGCCCTCATTGCTGGCTATGCCCGTGCGAATTGCATGGGAGAGGCTCTCAGGTTATTCGTAAGGATGAGGATGGTGGATGGAGTGTCTCCGACTGAGGCAACATTGGTGAGCTTGGTTTCCGGGTTTGCAAGCTATGGTTCTTGGAAGGTCTGCTATATGATTCATGCTGTTGTGATTAGGTCTGGTTTCCACCTTAACGTCTGTGTTTGCAACGCTCTCCTGGAGCTTTATCTTTACTCCGGCTGTTTGAGGGAGGCTGTCATGTTGTTTCGTCAGATGGAGGTGAAAGATTCCATCACTTGGAGTACGATTATTGGTGGGCTTGTTCGGAATGGACGACCGAATTCTGCTCTTAACCTTTTCCACTGGATGCTGTCAAATTCGACTGTGTCGGCCACTAGGTCCATCTTGCTTAATGTCATTGCGGCCTGCGCTGAGCTGGGGGAGTGGGAACAAGGAAGATGGATTGAACAAAGCTATGTGCTGGCTGATTCTAGTGAATTCAATAGAGATCCATCTTTGGTAACTGCACTGATATATATGTATGCAAGGTGTGGACAGTTAGATTCTTCAATTGCTCTTCTACATGGAGTTGCAGCAATGAGAGATGACATAGTTGCATGGAATGCCATGATCAAAGGCTGTGGAGTTCTCGGGCATGTGGGAAAGGCAATAGGATTTGCAGTGGAAATGCAGAGGGTAGGCATTGATCCAGATGCTGTCACATTCTTGGAGATCCTACCTATGATTTCTTCGATACCATCACTGAAGAAGGGGATGGAAGCACATGGTCAGATCGTTAAAAGAGGTTTCCAGAATGAAAGGACAATTGCTAATTCACTCATTACCATGTATGGTCGATGTGGGGATCTTAGACATTCATTTGACACCTTTAGTGGGATTGTGGACAAGGATGTAATCTCTTGGACTTCTATGATTCAGGTATACGCCTGGAATGGACATGCTGTTGAAGTTGTCGAGCTTTTTGagctgatgaagaaaacagaAGTGAAACCGAACCGCTACACCTTTCTTGCTGTGCTGTCTGCATGTAAGAACACAGGTCTTGTTGAAGAGGGAATGGACTTGCTCAAGTTCATGGAAGAGCAATATGGTCTTGAGCCGGATGTTGAGCATATTTCATGTGTTGTTGATATGCTCTGTCGTACTGGACGCTTGACTGATGCATATGCATATGACCTGATAAAAAGTACTATTTCTGAACGTGTAGACAATCATATATTATGGGGGATATTGCTAAGTGCTTCCCGTTCATCTGGGGATTTGGTGATTGGAGAAGCAGCTGCCAGACATCTCTTGTCTCTGGATCCAGAAAATCGAGCCAACTATAAAATGCTTGCTGATATTTATGTCTCGCTTGGGAGAAGGGATAGTGCTGATAATATCCTTAGACTATCATTGTCAAGAGGGCTAGACTCGAAACCAGGCTGCAGCTGGACTGAAGGTGGCTAA
- the LOC109768843 gene encoding beta-carotene isomerase D27, chloroplastic, which yields MEATALVLLPHSHSGLTARAPPCVGGRGVSCVTKKSYVRRIKRSSTVRGVMARPQEATLARVPAPAPTRPVRETAAATTTTTVYHDTWFDNLAIGYLSRKLQQASGIKNGKHGYQGLIEAAVTISRIFRLDTQCEIVASALERAMPSYIVTMIKVMMPPSRFSREYFAAFTTIFFPWLVGPCEVRESEVDGTREKNVVYIPKCRFLESTNCVGMCTNLCKIPSQKFMQDSLGVSVYMSPNFEDMSCEMIFGQQPPEDDPALKQPCFSTKCIAKQDYGVSC from the exons ATGGAGGCCACCGCACTTGTGCTCCTCCCTCACAGCCACAGCGGCCTCACGGCCAGAGCACCCCCATGCGTGGGCGGAAGAGGTGTCTCCTGCGTGACGAAGAAGAGCTACGTGAGGAGGATCAAGCGGAGCTCCACGGTGCGAGGGGTCATGGCGAGGCCACAAGAAGCGACGCTAGCTCGGGTCCCGGCACCGGCGCCAACAAGGCCGGTGAGGGAGACGGCCGCGgccacgacgacgacgacggtgtaCCACGACACCTGGTTCGACAACCTGGCCATTGGCTACCTCTCCAGGAAACTTCAACAAGCTTCCG GGATAAAGAacggaaaacatggctaccaaggGTTAATAGAGGCCGCGGTGACAATCTCCAGAATCTTCAGGCTCGACACACAGTGCGAGATTGTGGCCAGCGCTCTCGAACGAGCAATGCCAAGCTACATCGTCACAATG ATAAAGGTGATGATGCCGCCTTCAAGATTTTCCAGGGAGTACTTTGCTGCCTTCACCACCATATTCTTCCCTTGGCTGGTTGGACCATGTGAG GTCAGGGAATCTGAAGTCGATGGAACGAGAGAGAAGAATGTGGTGTACATCCCCAAATGCAG GTTTCTGGAAAGCACCAACTGTGTCGGTATGTGCACGAACCTTTGCAAGATCCCATCCCAGAAGTTTATGCAAGATTCACTCGGAGTTTCTGTGTACATGTCACCCA ATTTTGAAGACATGAGCTGCGAGATGATCTTTGGACAGCAACCTCCTGAAGATGACCCAGCACTGAAGCAGCCCTGCTTCAGCACGAAAT GTATCGCGAAGCAGGACTATGGTGTGAGTTGCTAG